TGCGGTCGGCCGGCGCGACGAGGGTGCTCCCGACCTCGGACGCGACGGCGGAAAGGCCGGCGGTCGCCGCTCGATCAGTCGTCTCGGCCTCGGGGGCCGCCGACGGACCGGCGTCGCGGTACGGCGCCCCGAGGTCGTAGTCGCCACCGTCGAGGACGACGAGTTCGTTCGCGTCGCCCGACTCGGCCGCCGGAATTACCTCGAGGGACCAGCCGGCGCCGCCCAGAACGAGCAACCCGAGGAGACCAGTAGCCAGCGCCGCGATTCCGAGGCCTCGAACGAGCGGACCGGTGTGCATACCTCGTCGTTGGCACGTCGCGGCAATAGTGGTCAGCAGAATATTATGTTCCGAGTCGAACGCCGACTCGAGGCTCGTTTCGGCTCGCGACTCGAGCCGTGAGGACGGAGGCAGGCAGTCGTCGGTATCCGACGGGTCGGACACCGATCTGTAGCGTCACTCGTCCGAACCCGATCCTCGCGGCCACGCCGGGCCGCTCTGGATACAATCCGCGTAGAAAGATCACAAACAGATAAGTATCAACCGCCGAAAATAACTCGCGAAAGCGTATGAGTGGGGAACACGTTCAGGGGCAGTTCGTGGATCGGGGAATCGAAGGCGTGGCTGCGATCGCGGTCGCCGGACTCGCGGGCGGGATAGGGTTCGGGGCCGTTCTGTACGCGTTCGGCCTGCTCGAGTCGGTCGGCATCCTCGTCGGACGGCCCGGGCTAATACTGGGCCTCTCGCTCGTGATGGCGGCCAGCGTGGTCGGGGCGTTCGCGTATCGACTGCTCGGAACGTTGAGTCCCCTCGAGGAGGACGTGACCGATCCGATCACGGGGCTCACGCTCGGTGTGTGTTTCGGCCTCGCGGTCTGGGTCCTCGGCGTCGCGCTCGCGTTGCCGCTGTGGCTCAGACCCCTCGGCTGGACGCCGCCGGTCCCTTATCTCCACTGGCAGAGTCTCGTCGCGCTGCTCGTCTACGGCGCGCTGATCGGACCGGCGTCTCCGCTCGCCGAACGGTACGTTCGGTTCTGACGACCCGAGAACGCGAGGAGTCGTTCGAATGAACGGACTCGAGAGTCAACGCGGCTCATCGCCGTCGCCGATCACACTGAACCGACACGGCGCGCTATGCCGCCGTCGACGCGACACGACGCGAGCGTCGCCACTGTCGGACAGCGACCGAAGAAGGGACTCCGATTCGGGAGCGGGCGACTCGGACCGGTCAGCGAATTTCCTTCCACTCGGCGTCGCACTCCGGACAGGTGCGAACCGTCTTGATCTGGTCCGGGTCGTTTTCGGTCTTCAGGGCCTTCTCGCAGTCGCCGCAGACGAGCCGGTCGTAGGTGTCCTTGTCGAGTTCGCCGTCGCGGAGTGCCTTCCGGACTGATTTCATGTTCCGCCCCTACGAACGTAGGGTAGAAAAAGACCGGTGCTTTATCGAGATCTGTATCGTGACGACCTGAGTGGCGCGATACTGTAATCTAGTCATCACGACCGGACGTTCTGGCCGGAGTCGTGGCCGTTTTACCGGTCCGCTCGAACACTCCATCGATGGAGTACGTTCAGGAGCGGATCGCGACGCTCCACGAGTTCGGCGGGACCGCCGGCCGCGACGGCAACCTCGCCCACGCGGCCGCCGACGCCGTCGCCGAGACGGCCGTCGTCGTCCCGATGACCGCCCGCGAACACGAGAATCCCGCCGCCGAACGCGTTCTCTCGGAACTCGAGTCCCTCGATCCCACCCCGACCGCCGTCTTCGTTCCCGTCCGCGCCGACGCCGACGAGATCGGCCCGTTTCGCAACTGGCTCGAGTCCTTCTCGCTGCCGATTCGCGTCCTGTGGTGTAACGCTCCTCGAGTCGACGCCCTGCTGGCCGACGCGGGGTTGGACGGCGAGTTCGGCAAGGGCCGGGACGTCTGGCTCGCGCTCGGACCCGCCGCCGACGCCGGCGAGTACGTCGTCGTCCACGACGCCGACGCCAGGAGCTACGAGGCCGGCCACGTCCCGCGCCTGCTCGCGCCGCTGACGATGGACTACGCCTTCTCGAAGGGGTACTACGCCCGCGTCGAGGACGGCCGGCTCTACGGGCGGCTCTTCCGACTGTTCTACGCCCCGCTCGTTCGCGCGCTCGCCGACCGCCACGACGCGCCGATCCTCGACTACCTCCGGGCCTTCCGGTATCCGCTCGCCGGCGAGTTCGCCGCCACGGCCGCCCTCGCCCGTCGGCTCCGCGCGCCGCGGGCCTGGGGCCTCGAGGTCGGAACCCTCGGCGACGCCTTCGACGCGGCCGGGTTCGACGGCGCCGCACAGGTCGACCTCGGGCGCCACGAACACGACCACCGCGCGGTCGCCGGCGAGACCGGCCTCGAGGGGATGAGCCGCGAGGTGGCCGGAGAGCTGCTTCGCGTCGTCGAGGAGCGCGGCGTTGATCCCGACTACGAGACCCTCCAGGAGCGGTACCTCGCGGCCGGCGATCGGCTGATCGAGCAGTACCGCGCCGACGCAGCGTTCAACGGACTCGCCTACGATCCCGCGGCCGAACGGGACCAGCTCGCCCGCTACGCCGGCTCGATCGCGCCGCCCGACCCCGACCGCCGGCTGCCGTCGTGGACGGACGCGCCGGTGACGCCCGAGGCGATCGTCTCGGCCACGCTGGCGGTCCGTAACGCGTAACGTCTGTCGAAATACCGGTGACCGCAACGCTAATCCGACCCTCGTCCGTCGTGGCGTGTATGGACGCGACTGCGGACGAACTGGCGGGCGTCGTCG
Above is a genomic segment from Haloterrigena salifodinae containing:
- a CDS encoding HVO_0758 family zinc finger protein, yielding MKSVRKALRDGELDKDTYDRLVCGDCEKALKTENDPDQIKTVRTCPECDAEWKEIR
- a CDS encoding glycosyl transferase family 2, whose protein sequence is MEYVQERIATLHEFGGTAGRDGNLAHAAADAVAETAVVVPMTAREHENPAAERVLSELESLDPTPTAVFVPVRADADEIGPFRNWLESFSLPIRVLWCNAPRVDALLADAGLDGEFGKGRDVWLALGPAADAGEYVVVHDADARSYEAGHVPRLLAPLTMDYAFSKGYYARVEDGRLYGRLFRLFYAPLVRALADRHDAPILDYLRAFRYPLAGEFAATAALARRLRAPRAWGLEVGTLGDAFDAAGFDGAAQVDLGRHEHDHRAVAGETGLEGMSREVAGELLRVVEERGVDPDYETLQERYLAAGDRLIEQYRADAAFNGLAYDPAAERDQLARYAGSIAPPDPDRRLPSWTDAPVTPEAIVSATLAVRNA